One genomic region from Paramormyrops kingsleyae isolate MSU_618 chromosome 24, PKINGS_0.4, whole genome shotgun sequence encodes:
- the LOC111834453 gene encoding uncharacterized protein isoform X3: MLLKVKYLSVKKYIKLHEGFTYLEFISEAKSKFGLPDDAQLDIFDETDTAVDEDIFLELVEAHPDLCLTVCERILDFSPLAHSTPSSSDTVSSLTDTISLSSNDNDLREQDIPAGCSRSSKEGSSASEAAKEVENALKRKPGGEDILEEYKAEKSLRHRTRRQLVNILASDMTERHGRIPSRQQREKYALGIITLFPALKDPFSPKGYEHFYDGVRGTGYLAWRLKTMSRSTTKRPVKEISVPQEQGPKRRRSPTTLPQQLDGDACKEAISFLVHSPDEASVFQKMKMTFQHRQDLLHDPQRTADVFKTFPRFLDVKGLVNQDFILLFGAETASKLLEKWDTSIKPKVIKEAKHLTQSADLCRLLKAAEKLTGNDENDWDSDMASLLLLLHLLPPTAGRKRRAKISPSDATDKMVHFHKSCCSIDDHLKEGDGKQPYILAVGRTQSRIDTFYIAVDKQLIPCQATSSLSAFDELFKTHYVLNLSYDESLVHLYSFVQTTIFNIDATSTDESPRVRELRAKILNENNV; encoded by the exons ATGTTGCTAAAAGTGAAGTACCTCAGTGTAAAGAAATATATCAAATTGCATGAAGGCTTCACTTATTTAGAATTTATCAGTGAAG CCAAAAGCAAGTTCGGACTTCCTGATGATGCTCAATTGGACATTTTTGATGAAACTGACACAGCAGTTGATGAAGACATTTTTCTTGAGTTAGTGGAGGCCCATCCAGACCTATGTCTCACAGTATGTGAAAGGATTCTAG ATTTTTCTCCCTTAGCTCATTCAACACCATCTTCCTCGGATACAGTATCATCCCTCACGGATACTATATCACTTTCATCAAATGACAATGACCTAAGGGAACAGGACattcctgcaggctgcagtaGATCCAGCAAAGAAGGCAGTTCTGCGTCTGAGGCTGCAAAAGAG GTTGAAAATGCCCTGAAAAGGAAGCCTGGCGGAGAGGATATTCTGGAAGAATACAAGGCAGAAAAATCACTGAGACACCGCACCCGGAGACAGCTAGTTAACATATTGGCTAGTGATATGACTGAGAGACATGG CAGGATTCCCTCCCGTCAGCAAAGGGAGAAGTACGCCCTTGGAATTATTACTCTCTTTCCTGCATTGAAGGATCCCTTTTCTCCAAAGGGCTAT GAGCATTTCTACGATGGGGTGAGGGGCACTGGTTATTTAGCCTGGCGCCTCAAGACCATGTCCAGGTCTACAACCAAACGTCCAGTCAAGGAAATCTCAGTGCCTCAAGAACAAGGGCCAAAGCGCCGGAGATCACCAACCACACTGCCTCAACAACTTGACGGAGATGCCTGCAAGGAAGCCATTTCATTTCTGGTTCACTCTCCTGATGAAGCAAGTGTATTTCAGAAGATGAAAATGACGTTCCAACACCGCCAGGACCTGTTGCATGACCCACAAAGAACTGCAgatgttttcaaaacatttccACGCTTTTTGGATGTCAAAGGACTC GTCAATCAAGACTTCATCCTGCTGTTTGGTGCTGAAACAGCCTCCAAGTTGCTTGAGAAGTGGGACACATCAATCAAGCCAAAGGTTATCAAAGAGGCAAAACATCTGACTCAGTCAGCTGACCTCTGCCGTCTGCTAAAGGCTGCAGAGAAACTCACGGGGAATGATGAAAATG ACTGGGACAGTGACATGGCTtccctgctgctgcttcttcaTCTTTTGCCACCCACAGCTGGACGAAAGAGGAGAGCCAAAATAAGTCCAAGTGATGCAACAGATAAAATGGTGCACTTTCACAAG TCATGCTGCAGCATTGATGACCACCTGAAAGAAGGAGATGGTAAACAACCATATATTCTCGCTGTTGGCCGAACCCAGAGCAGGATCGACACCTTCTACATCGCAGTGGACAAACAACTCATCCCCTGCCAAGCCACCAGCTCCTTGAGTGCTTTTGACGAACTTTTCAAAACCCACTACGTGCTCAACTTATCTTACGATGAATCACTGGTACATCTCTACAGTTTTGTGCAGACTACCATATTCAACATTGATGCTACCTCAACAGATGAGTCACCACGTGTTCGTGAGTTACGTGCAAAAATTTTGAATGAGAAcaatgtataa
- the LOC111834453 gene encoding uncharacterized protein isoform X2 has translation MDMLLKVKYLSVKKYIKLHEGFTYLEFISEAKSKFGLPDDAQLDIFDETDTAVDEDIFLELVEAHPDLCLTVCERILDFSPLAHSTPSSSDTVSSLTDTISLSSNDNDLREQDIPAGCSRSSKEGSSASEAAKEVENALKRKPGGEDILEEYKAEKSLRHRTRRQLVNILASDMTERHGIPSRQQREKYALGIITLFPALKDPFSPKGYEHFYDGVRGTGYLAWRLKTMSRSTTKRPVKEISVPQEQGPKRRRSPTTLPQQLDGDACKEAISFLVHSPDEASVFQKMKMTFQHRQDLLHDPQRTADVFKTFPRFLDVKGLVNQDFILLFGAETASKLLEKWDTSIKPKVIKEAKHLTQSADLCRLLKAAEKLTGNDENDWDSDMASLLLLLHLLPPTAGRKRRAKISPSDATDKMVHFHKSCCSIDDHLKEGDGKQPYILAVGRTQSRIDTFYIAVDKQLIPCQATSSLSAFDELFKTHYVLNLSYDESLVHLYSFVQTTIFNIDATSTDESPRVRELRAKILNENNV, from the exons Atg GACATGTTGCTAAAAGTGAAGTACCTCAGTGTAAAGAAATATATCAAATTGCATGAAGGCTTCACTTATTTAGAATTTATCAGTGAAG CCAAAAGCAAGTTCGGACTTCCTGATGATGCTCAATTGGACATTTTTGATGAAACTGACACAGCAGTTGATGAAGACATTTTTCTTGAGTTAGTGGAGGCCCATCCAGACCTATGTCTCACAGTATGTGAAAGGATTCTAG ATTTTTCTCCCTTAGCTCATTCAACACCATCTTCCTCGGATACAGTATCATCCCTCACGGATACTATATCACTTTCATCAAATGACAATGACCTAAGGGAACAGGACattcctgcaggctgcagtaGATCCAGCAAAGAAGGCAGTTCTGCGTCTGAGGCTGCAAAAGAG GTTGAAAATGCCCTGAAAAGGAAGCCTGGCGGAGAGGATATTCTGGAAGAATACAAGGCAGAAAAATCACTGAGACACCGCACCCGGAGACAGCTAGTTAACATATTGGCTAGTGATATGACTGAGAGACATGG GATTCCCTCCCGTCAGCAAAGGGAGAAGTACGCCCTTGGAATTATTACTCTCTTTCCTGCATTGAAGGATCCCTTTTCTCCAAAGGGCTAT GAGCATTTCTACGATGGGGTGAGGGGCACTGGTTATTTAGCCTGGCGCCTCAAGACCATGTCCAGGTCTACAACCAAACGTCCAGTCAAGGAAATCTCAGTGCCTCAAGAACAAGGGCCAAAGCGCCGGAGATCACCAACCACACTGCCTCAACAACTTGACGGAGATGCCTGCAAGGAAGCCATTTCATTTCTGGTTCACTCTCCTGATGAAGCAAGTGTATTTCAGAAGATGAAAATGACGTTCCAACACCGCCAGGACCTGTTGCATGACCCACAAAGAACTGCAgatgttttcaaaacatttccACGCTTTTTGGATGTCAAAGGACTC GTCAATCAAGACTTCATCCTGCTGTTTGGTGCTGAAACAGCCTCCAAGTTGCTTGAGAAGTGGGACACATCAATCAAGCCAAAGGTTATCAAAGAGGCAAAACATCTGACTCAGTCAGCTGACCTCTGCCGTCTGCTAAAGGCTGCAGAGAAACTCACGGGGAATGATGAAAATG ACTGGGACAGTGACATGGCTtccctgctgctgcttcttcaTCTTTTGCCACCCACAGCTGGACGAAAGAGGAGAGCCAAAATAAGTCCAAGTGATGCAACAGATAAAATGGTGCACTTTCACAAG TCATGCTGCAGCATTGATGACCACCTGAAAGAAGGAGATGGTAAACAACCATATATTCTCGCTGTTGGCCGAACCCAGAGCAGGATCGACACCTTCTACATCGCAGTGGACAAACAACTCATCCCCTGCCAAGCCACCAGCTCCTTGAGTGCTTTTGACGAACTTTTCAAAACCCACTACGTGCTCAACTTATCTTACGATGAATCACTGGTACATCTCTACAGTTTTGTGCAGACTACCATATTCAACATTGATGCTACCTCAACAGATGAGTCACCACGTGTTCGTGAGTTACGTGCAAAAATTTTGAATGAGAAcaatgtataa
- the LOC111834453 gene encoding uncharacterized protein isoform X1 — translation MDMLLKVKYLSVKKYIKLHEGFTYLEFISEAKSKFGLPDDAQLDIFDETDTAVDEDIFLELVEAHPDLCLTVCERILDFSPLAHSTPSSSDTVSSLTDTISLSSNDNDLREQDIPAGCSRSSKEGSSASEAAKEVENALKRKPGGEDILEEYKAEKSLRHRTRRQLVNILASDMTERHGRIPSRQQREKYALGIITLFPALKDPFSPKGYEHFYDGVRGTGYLAWRLKTMSRSTTKRPVKEISVPQEQGPKRRRSPTTLPQQLDGDACKEAISFLVHSPDEASVFQKMKMTFQHRQDLLHDPQRTADVFKTFPRFLDVKGLVNQDFILLFGAETASKLLEKWDTSIKPKVIKEAKHLTQSADLCRLLKAAEKLTGNDENDWDSDMASLLLLLHLLPPTAGRKRRAKISPSDATDKMVHFHKSCCSIDDHLKEGDGKQPYILAVGRTQSRIDTFYIAVDKQLIPCQATSSLSAFDELFKTHYVLNLSYDESLVHLYSFVQTTIFNIDATSTDESPRVRELRAKILNENNV, via the exons Atg GACATGTTGCTAAAAGTGAAGTACCTCAGTGTAAAGAAATATATCAAATTGCATGAAGGCTTCACTTATTTAGAATTTATCAGTGAAG CCAAAAGCAAGTTCGGACTTCCTGATGATGCTCAATTGGACATTTTTGATGAAACTGACACAGCAGTTGATGAAGACATTTTTCTTGAGTTAGTGGAGGCCCATCCAGACCTATGTCTCACAGTATGTGAAAGGATTCTAG ATTTTTCTCCCTTAGCTCATTCAACACCATCTTCCTCGGATACAGTATCATCCCTCACGGATACTATATCACTTTCATCAAATGACAATGACCTAAGGGAACAGGACattcctgcaggctgcagtaGATCCAGCAAAGAAGGCAGTTCTGCGTCTGAGGCTGCAAAAGAG GTTGAAAATGCCCTGAAAAGGAAGCCTGGCGGAGAGGATATTCTGGAAGAATACAAGGCAGAAAAATCACTGAGACACCGCACCCGGAGACAGCTAGTTAACATATTGGCTAGTGATATGACTGAGAGACATGG CAGGATTCCCTCCCGTCAGCAAAGGGAGAAGTACGCCCTTGGAATTATTACTCTCTTTCCTGCATTGAAGGATCCCTTTTCTCCAAAGGGCTAT GAGCATTTCTACGATGGGGTGAGGGGCACTGGTTATTTAGCCTGGCGCCTCAAGACCATGTCCAGGTCTACAACCAAACGTCCAGTCAAGGAAATCTCAGTGCCTCAAGAACAAGGGCCAAAGCGCCGGAGATCACCAACCACACTGCCTCAACAACTTGACGGAGATGCCTGCAAGGAAGCCATTTCATTTCTGGTTCACTCTCCTGATGAAGCAAGTGTATTTCAGAAGATGAAAATGACGTTCCAACACCGCCAGGACCTGTTGCATGACCCACAAAGAACTGCAgatgttttcaaaacatttccACGCTTTTTGGATGTCAAAGGACTC GTCAATCAAGACTTCATCCTGCTGTTTGGTGCTGAAACAGCCTCCAAGTTGCTTGAGAAGTGGGACACATCAATCAAGCCAAAGGTTATCAAAGAGGCAAAACATCTGACTCAGTCAGCTGACCTCTGCCGTCTGCTAAAGGCTGCAGAGAAACTCACGGGGAATGATGAAAATG ACTGGGACAGTGACATGGCTtccctgctgctgcttcttcaTCTTTTGCCACCCACAGCTGGACGAAAGAGGAGAGCCAAAATAAGTCCAAGTGATGCAACAGATAAAATGGTGCACTTTCACAAG TCATGCTGCAGCATTGATGACCACCTGAAAGAAGGAGATGGTAAACAACCATATATTCTCGCTGTTGGCCGAACCCAGAGCAGGATCGACACCTTCTACATCGCAGTGGACAAACAACTCATCCCCTGCCAAGCCACCAGCTCCTTGAGTGCTTTTGACGAACTTTTCAAAACCCACTACGTGCTCAACTTATCTTACGATGAATCACTGGTACATCTCTACAGTTTTGTGCAGACTACCATATTCAACATTGATGCTACCTCAACAGATGAGTCACCACGTGTTCGTGAGTTACGTGCAAAAATTTTGAATGAGAAcaatgtataa
- the LOC140582299 gene encoding uncharacterized protein, whose product MGKPKPLTETPTTSKTASSTKRSRPEDSPEAASPPREDLANILDSIDKRLSSFDARMSLLEILHREFQAMRESLEFSQKQVETLAKENAALRESVKSLTEGLGQLSLENKKIKEAVLDLQARSMRDNLVFAGIPEAADENPETTVKNFIHKQLKLPAETTSNITFHRVHRLGGKRPDGHRPRPIVAKFEHYKQKELVKSRGRELKGTNFSVNDQFPKETLERRRVLFPVRKRLIDGGSRAVITVDRLYVNGQLYRDRDTTPWLY is encoded by the coding sequence ATGGGGAAACCAAAGCCTCTCACCGAGACTCCGACCACCAGCAAAACCGCTTCATCCACCAAGAGGAGCAGACCCGAGGATTCACCCGAGGCGGCCTCCCCACCTAGGGAAGACCTGGCAAACATTCTGGACTCCATTGATAAGAGGCTATCGAGCTTCGACGCACGTATGTCCCTATTAGAAATTCTCCATAGGGAATTCCAGGCGATGCGTGAGTCTCTGGAGTTCAGCCAGAAACAGGTGGAGACGCTCGCTAAAGAGAACGCAGCTCTCAGAGAGTCCGTGAAATCCCTCACAGAGGGCCTGGGCCAGCTCTCGTTAGAAAACAAGAAAATCAAAGAAGCGGTTTTGGACCTCCAGGCGAGAAGCATGAGGGACAACCTCGTTTTTGCAGGCATCCCAGAAGCAGCGGACGAAAATCCCGAAACCACGGTGAAGAACTTCATCCATAAACAGCTCAAACTTCCAGCGGAGACCACAAGTAACATCACCTTCCATCGTGTGCACCGCCTTGGAGGTAAAAGACCCGACGGCCACAGACCACGACCCATCGTGGCAAAATTCGAGCACTACAAGCAAAAGGAGCTGGTtaaaagccgaggcagggaaCTGAAGGGGACGAACTTTAGTGTCAACGACCAGTTCCCTAAGGAGACCCTGGAGCGACGCCGGGTCCTGTTTCCCGTGAGGAAGCGTCTCATAGACGGAGGTTCGCGAGCGGTCATCACCGTGGACAGGTTGTATGTCAACGGACAACTTTACCGCGACCGGGATACTACCCCCTGGCTATACTAG